A single genomic interval of Arachis duranensis cultivar V14167 chromosome 7, aradu.V14167.gnm2.J7QH, whole genome shotgun sequence harbors:
- the LOC107457943 gene encoding uncharacterized protein LOC107457943 produces MFGVVFPNRSFPIDISTFAQIDTFHWVLDMNTFVGEAYDQIHEVCIFLLNGFTLPPDKALAVYVQSPGSPFVFCGAVTLARPSAVISLPWPDPGSGGQLQLTAADAGEQRIERVALKVGENLFNFMQSFCGVDGSKLVVPMDILDRWFKKFQERAKRDPEYLKGFAL; encoded by the exons atgtTCGGAGTAGTTTTCCCAAACCGCAGCTTCCCCATAGACATCTCCACCTTCGCCCAAATCGATACCTTCCATTGGGTTCTCGACATGAACACTTTCGTCG GTGAGGCGTACGATCAAATTCACGAGGTTTGCATCTTCCTTCTCAACGGCTTTACCCTTCCTCCGGACAAGGCGCTCGCCGTCTACGTCCAGTCGCCGGGATCACCGTTCGTCTTCTGCGGCGCCGTCACGCTAGCTCGCCCCTCCGCCGTGATCTCGTTGCCGTGGCCGGATCCCGGGAGCGGCGGCCAGCTGCAATTGACGGCGGCGGACGCCGGCGAGCAGCGGATCGAGCGCGTGGCGTTGAAGGTAGGGGAGAATCTATTCAACTTCATGCAGAGTTTTTGCGGTGTTGATGGTTCGAAGCTTGTGGTGCCGATGGATATTTTGGATCGGTGGTTCAAGAAGTTTCAGGAGAGGGCCAAGCGTGACCCTGAGTACTTGAAGGGTTTCGCTTTGTAA